The following proteins come from a genomic window of Larimichthys crocea isolate SSNF chromosome III, L_crocea_2.0, whole genome shotgun sequence:
- the niban2b gene encoding protein Niban 2b, giving the protein MGDVISSHLDEAKREIITARTGEVMGDFGHLYEQQYAVALFNKVRFDIEGGGGPQPQLLHRKIPLENKSIFSGSLFQYLEENKKWRSRFLFVPDSYNINYYDSKASHDKRLSPKGAINCAGYKVLTSIEQYLDLISNSLPDVKAKMGSSPFLKCATQFPLILWHPYARHYYFCAATEKEQQKWHAVLQDCVRHTNDGLSEENKVQTPAFTDAVRLYRQAKGNYGTWEMMCGVPSQILSNLVMEGLLPELRDLISPRLKGKLYERQRNWMLISDAVYSLVQGQCQGQYEVALQKCEAARSSLEASIRTDMDQIITSKEHVTNKIRAVVLHKAEKLLKVSIQPYISSILDALMEPTSRGFSEVRDVFFRELVDMSKNILNDGTKETVAQHMEKISMLAFHPVKMQSCYEKVEQLVLEGLQQRFDVSSPSVFVQRAQILMREQMDDAVYTFEQILHQSLESQGTEELCKTIQRCQDRVIKKFDYDSSTVRKRFFREALLQIFIPYMLKQLSPSCASELPRFQELIFEDFSRFILVENIFEEVVLHSVMKDIMMAVKEAAVQRRHNLYRDSIVLSNSDPSLHLLGENPSIDWAREYGGDQEEADSTGEDVAGTGEDAEGDAEVQGEESHKRRRMKQVVSMIQVEGSPVQPESCVEVPGINDIPEGEEEEEEEKDEEDEEKEEEKGGDEEESSDGKASSDQNETASPKASENTPDMSDSSISKEEEEKEEKEEEKGGDEEESSAGKASSDQNETASPKASEKTPDQSDGYISKEEEAKPVKQGKEVPLKVETATESASAIEESVEGEDSKPMVEEQAPSIQMSEEALPPPPPSEEIPSEATDPENPPEVTSDFPPPPHDDSGFQSPSSEGTEVEEEEEKVAPQPAEEHSKESVGTAPESETKSSDSETREQ; this is encoded by the exons ATGGGGGACGTGATTTCCAGTCACCTGGATGAAGCCAAGCGGGAGATTATCACAG ctcgGACAGGGGAGGTGATGGGGGATTTCGGGCATCTCTATGAGCAGCAGTATGCAGTGGCTCTCTTCAACAAAGTTCGCTTTGACATAGAAGGAGGAGGCGGCCCACAACCCCAGCTGCTGCACCGCAAG ATTCCGCTGGAGAACAAGTCCATCTTCTCCGGCTCGCTCTTTCAGTACCTGGAGGAGAACAAGAAATGGAGAAGCCGCTTCCTCTTCGTCCCAGACTCCTACAATATCAACTATTACGACAGCAAAGCG TCACATGACAAACGCCTCAGTCCCAAAGGAGCCATCAACTGTGCCGGCTACAAAGTGCTGACATCTATTGAGCAATACCTGGACCTGATCAGCAACAGCCTGCCTG acgTGAAAGCCAAGATGGGAAGTTCACCCTTCTTGAAGTGTGCCACCCAGTTCCCTCTGATCCTCTGGCACCCTTATGCCCGTCACTACTACTTCTGTGCGGCGACGGAGAAAGAGCAGCAGAAGTGGCACGCCGTCCTCCAGGACTGCGTCCGACACACAAATGACG GTTTGTCAGAGGAGAATAAAGTCCAAACACCAGCTTTCACTGATGCAGTACGACTCTACCGCCAAGCTAAAGGGAACTATGGCACCTGGGagatgatgtgtggtgtaccaTCACAG ATCCTGTCTAACCTGGTGATGGAGGGCCTCCTCCCTGAGCTCAGAGACCTCATCTCCCCCCGCCTCAAAGGCAAGCTATACGAGAGGCAAAGGAACTGGATGCTG ataagTGATGCTGTGTACAGCCTGGTGCAGGGGCAGTGCCAGGGCCAGTATGAGGTGGCATTGCAGAAGTGTGAGGCGGCCCGCTCCTCCCTAGAGGCCTCCATAAGAACAGACATGGACCAGATCATCACCTCCAAGGAGCATGTCACCAACAAGATCAGAG CGGTGGTTCTCCATAAGGCTGAGAAGCTGCTGAAGGTGAGCATCCAGCCGTACATCAGCTCCATCCTGGACGCCCTGATGGAGCCCACCAGCCGAGGCTTCTCTGAGGTCCGTGATGTGTTTTTCAGGGAGCTGGTGGACATGAGCAAGAACATCCTAAATGACGGCACCAAGGAGACCGTGGCACAG caCATGGAAAAGATCTCCATGCTGGCTTTCCATCCTGTGAAGATGCAGAGCTGCTATGAGAAAGTTGAACAGCTGGTTCTAGAGGGTCTGCAGCAGAGGTTTGATGTCTCCAGcccctctgtgtttgtccagAGGGCCCAGATCCTAATGAGAGAG CAAATGGACGATGCAGTGTATACGTTTGAGCAGATCCTTCACCAGAGTCTGGAGTCTCAGGGTACAGAGGAGCTCTGCAAGACCATCCAGCGCTGCCAGGACAGAGTCATTAAg aaatTTGATTatgacagcagcacagtgaggAAGCGTTTCTTCCGTGAGGCTCTCCTCCAGATCTTCATCCCCTACATGCTGAAGCAGCTCAGCCCTTCCTGTGCCTCG GAGCTGCCGCGCTTCCAGGAGCTGATCTTTGAGGACTTTTCCCGTTTCATCCTGGTGGAGAACATCTTTGAGGAGGTGGTGCTGCACTCTGTCATGAAGGACATCATGATGG ctgtgaagGAGGCGGCGGTCCAGAGGAGACACAACCTGTACCGGGACAGCATCGTCCTCAGCAACAGCGACCCCAGCCTGCACCTACTGGGAGAAAACCCCTCCATCGACTGGGCCAGGGAGTACGGAGGAGACCAGGAGGAGGCGGACTCTACAGGGGAGGATGTTGCGGGTACAGGCGAGGATGCTGAGGGTGACGCTGAGGTTCAAGGTGAGGAATCTcataagaggaggaggatgaagcaGGTAGTGTCCATGATCCAAGTGGAAGGCTCCCCAGTCCAGCCCGAGTCATGTGTAGAAGTGCCTGGCATCAACGATATtccagagggggaggaggaggaggaggaagagaaggacgaggaggacgaggagaaggaggaggaaaagggtggagatgaggaggagagctcAGATGGTAAAGCTTCTTCTGACCAGAATGAAACTGCAAGTCCTAAAGCTTCAGAAAACACTCCAGACATGTCAGATAGTTCCATCtcaaaggaggaggaagagaaggaggagaaggaggaggaaaagggtggagatgaggaggagagctcAGCTGGTAAAGCTTCTTCTGACCAGAATGAAACTGCAAGTCCCAAAGCTTCAGAGAAGACTCCAGACCAGTCAGATGGTTACATCtcaaaggaggaggaagctAAACCAGTCAAGCAGGGTAAAGAAGTCCCACTGAAGGTTGAAACTGCCACAGAAAGTGCTTCAGCCATAGAGGAGAGTGTTGAGGGAGAGGATAGCAAGCCAATGGTGGAGGAACAAGCACCCTCCAtccagatgtcagaggaggcgttaccaccaccacctccttctgAGGAAATCCCATCTGAGGCTACAGATCCAGAGAACCCCCCAGAGGTGACATCTGACTTCCCCCCACCTCCACACGATGACAGCGGCTTCCAGTCTCCCAGCAGCGAAGGGAcggaggtagaggaggaggaggagaaggtggccCCACAGCCGGCAGAAGAGCACTCTAAGGAGAGTGTTGGCACAGCACCAGAATCCGAGACCAAAAGCAGCGACTCTGAGACCAGAGAGCAGTga